The following coding sequences are from one Verrucosispora sp. WMMD573 window:
- a CDS encoding YbaB/EbfC family nucleoid-associated protein encodes MDVQALRARADELMAQFERMRSGVGDLQQQLKAVKATVTSEDGLVTVTVGPRGQVTKVEFDPRIYRRPNSKELSATVTETIRRATEQAMAEVEKLVRPFVPDSQFQAYIDHDLDGIFRQLDSDLPGEEKR; translated from the coding sequence ATGGACGTACAGGCGCTGCGCGCCCGTGCCGACGAGCTGATGGCGCAGTTCGAGCGGATGCGCTCCGGCGTCGGTGACCTGCAACAACAGCTCAAGGCGGTGAAGGCGACCGTCACCTCCGAAGACGGCTTGGTCACCGTCACGGTCGGCCCTCGTGGTCAGGTGACGAAGGTCGAGTTCGATCCGCGTATCTACCGCCGGCCCAACTCGAAGGAGCTCTCCGCCACGGTCACCGAGACTATTCGGCGGGCTACCGAGCAGGCCATGGCCGAGGTCGAGAAGCTGGTCCGACCGTTCGTACCGGACAGTCAGTTCCAGGCATACATCGATCACGACCTCGACGGCATTTTCCGTCAGTTGGACAGCGACCTGCCCGGGGAGGAAAAGCGGTGA
- the mycP gene encoding type VII secretion-associated serine protease mycosin: MGTLLAAALTIPVASPAAAAPAICDNPSDPGEVNTETPWHQRWLAPQRVWPFSTGAGVRVAVVDSGTDSSHPQLAGRVTTGFDALRGTPGGDVDCVSHGTAVASIIAARQQDGVGFHGLAPDVTIVPVRVSERNANEGPGAGGDTVTGAVFAQAIRRAVDDGADVINLSVTLYQPDPDVEQAVRYALEKDVVLVAAAGNQHQDGARPDPVPYPAAYDGVIGVGAIDQYGARIRQSQIGPYVDISAPGGAVVAATRLVGHNTYDGTSFAAPMVSATAALIRAAEPNLSAREVTRRLLATADPARGDAARGYGSGVVNPYRAVTERLTTGAPVTQPPLPDVPHDAAAQARADRWAVFGRLALWIGLALATVAVGVAVLATLLPRGRRTRWRPTRPSAPPRTEPEIDEPEEIFFRVPNSMPRG; this comes from the coding sequence ATGGGAACGCTGCTGGCCGCAGCTCTGACGATTCCCGTCGCGAGCCCGGCGGCTGCCGCACCGGCGATTTGCGATAATCCGAGCGATCCGGGAGAGGTCAACACCGAGACGCCCTGGCATCAGCGGTGGCTCGCTCCGCAGCGGGTGTGGCCGTTCAGCACTGGCGCGGGAGTACGGGTCGCGGTCGTCGATTCCGGTACCGACAGCAGTCACCCGCAGTTGGCCGGTCGGGTGACCACCGGCTTCGACGCCCTGCGCGGCACCCCCGGAGGCGACGTGGACTGCGTGTCCCACGGCACCGCCGTGGCCAGCATCATCGCCGCCCGCCAGCAGGACGGGGTCGGCTTCCATGGTCTGGCGCCGGATGTCACGATCGTGCCGGTCAGAGTCAGTGAACGCAACGCCAATGAGGGTCCGGGCGCTGGCGGTGACACCGTCACCGGAGCCGTCTTTGCGCAGGCCATCCGACGCGCGGTGGACGACGGTGCCGACGTCATCAACCTGTCCGTGACGCTGTACCAGCCGGACCCTGACGTTGAGCAGGCCGTCCGGTACGCGCTGGAAAAGGACGTGGTGCTGGTCGCTGCCGCCGGCAATCAGCATCAGGACGGTGCCCGCCCCGACCCGGTGCCCTACCCGGCGGCCTACGACGGCGTGATCGGCGTCGGCGCCATCGACCAGTACGGCGCCCGGATCCGGCAGTCCCAGATCGGGCCGTATGTGGACATCAGCGCTCCGGGCGGCGCGGTGGTGGCGGCTACCAGGCTGGTCGGACACAACACCTACGACGGAACGAGTTTCGCCGCTCCGATGGTGAGTGCGACCGCCGCACTGATCCGCGCGGCGGAGCCGAACCTGTCGGCCCGGGAGGTCACTCGACGCCTTCTGGCCACCGCCGATCCGGCCCGGGGCGACGCGGCACGCGGCTACGGCAGCGGCGTGGTCAACCCGTACCGGGCCGTCACCGAGCGACTGACCACCGGAGCCCCGGTCACTCAACCGCCGCTGCCCGACGTGCCACACGACGCAGCGGCACAGGCCCGCGCGGACCGCTGGGCGGTCTTTGGCCGGCTGGCCCTCTGGATAGGCCTCGCGCTGGCCACGGTCGCGGTCGGCGTCGCGGTGCTGGCCACGCTGCTGCCGCGCGGCCGTCGCACCCGTTGGCGGCCCACCCGCCCGTCGGCACCGCCCCGGACCGAGCCCGAGATCGACGAACCCGAGGAGATCTTCTTCCGGGTGCCAAACTCGATGCCGCGCGGATGA
- a CDS encoding WXG100 family type VII secretion target, whose translation MTEIRYNFAGLNAAADSCSGAVRNMTGELDGLKSGIAPLLATWDGDAREAYFQRQTEWESAANDLRDLLGRIEKALRESAGKMQAREAANRAKFGG comes from the coding sequence ATGACGGAGATTCGGTACAACTTCGCCGGGCTGAACGCCGCGGCCGACAGCTGCAGCGGTGCGGTCCGCAACATGACCGGAGAGCTCGACGGGCTCAAGTCCGGCATCGCGCCGCTGCTGGCCACCTGGGACGGCGACGCCCGAGAGGCGTACTTCCAGCGGCAGACTGAGTGGGAGTCGGCCGCCAACGACCTTCGTGACCTGCTCGGTCGCATCGAGAAGGCGCTTCGTGAGTCGGCCGGGAAGATGCAGGCCCGCGAGGCGGCGAACCGCGCGAAGTTCGGCGGCTGA
- a CDS encoding WXG100 family type VII secretion target, with product MSMNTDTGLMLKTEGDVDAVADRLTGNLNSLMDQLAPLYDQWKGAGAGSFQQVRERFDQDMARLNVALRAIAEAVGSAGKDYDVSDEEIRADMDGAGATAGQITAALKL from the coding sequence ATGTCGATGAACACCGACACCGGCTTGATGCTGAAGACCGAAGGCGACGTCGATGCCGTCGCCGATCGGCTCACCGGCAATCTCAACTCGCTGATGGACCAGCTCGCGCCGCTGTACGACCAGTGGAAGGGCGCTGGTGCCGGTTCCTTCCAGCAGGTGCGTGAGCGGTTCGACCAGGACATGGCCCGACTCAACGTCGCGCTGCGGGCGATCGCCGAGGCGGTCGGGTCTGCCGGTAAGGACTACGACGTCAGTGACGAGGAGATCCGGGCCGACATGGACGGCGCGGGTGCCACCGCCGGTCAGATCACCGCGGCGCTGAAGCTCTGA
- the eccB gene encoding type VII secretion protein EccB yields MPSRRDQVQSYQFFVQRMTSALVAREPDPEAAPFRRLGGAGFASVMVAVLCLAAVGVYGLLRPGGATKWKEGGAVILEKETGTRYLYREGRLHPVLNYASALLAMETAAPTISVSRNSLVGTPRGPRIGIPFAPDALPPAGRILEGPWTLCTQPARNAAGGVVATTVLTVGRAPGGGREPGDSALLVRDRKTDRLHLVWRDHRYEIRSEKIVLEGLTMSAEPVVEVGGAWLNALPAGEPIAPRRVVDRGATSTALPDARVGQVFVVESQGGSRQYYLAERTRLVPITPVQADVVMADGETQLAYPGEARPYPIELAAGTAAAAPKAAAPAQGRHRAPEQRPEIARLAGDQPAICAAYQPGTDEPTLLLDAQVQPVREPVRTGEQTGDGIPLADRVVIEPGHGVLVAAVSSPDQETGTLNLVTDLGHRYPLASEGVPAILGYAKVQPVRLPASLVVRLPEGPVLDPTTAKLALDPE; encoded by the coding sequence ATGCCGTCGCGGCGGGACCAGGTTCAGTCGTACCAGTTCTTCGTCCAGCGGATGACCTCCGCGCTGGTGGCGCGCGAGCCCGATCCGGAGGCGGCACCGTTCCGCCGGCTCGGCGGTGCCGGCTTCGCCAGCGTGATGGTGGCCGTGCTCTGCCTGGCCGCGGTGGGGGTCTACGGCCTGCTGCGTCCCGGTGGCGCGACCAAGTGGAAGGAGGGCGGCGCGGTCATCCTGGAGAAGGAGACCGGCACCCGCTACCTGTACCGGGAGGGTCGGCTGCATCCGGTGCTCAACTACGCGTCCGCCCTGCTGGCCATGGAAACTGCGGCGCCGACCATCTCGGTCTCCCGCAATTCGCTCGTCGGCACCCCACGTGGCCCACGCATCGGCATCCCGTTCGCCCCGGACGCGCTACCCCCGGCCGGCCGCATCCTGGAGGGACCCTGGACCCTCTGCACCCAGCCGGCGCGCAACGCGGCCGGCGGTGTCGTCGCCACCACCGTGCTCACCGTTGGACGGGCACCCGGCGGCGGGCGGGAACCGGGCGACAGCGCACTGCTGGTGCGCGACCGCAAGACCGACCGGCTGCATCTGGTCTGGCGCGACCATCGGTACGAGATCCGCAGCGAGAAGATCGTGTTGGAGGGTCTCACCATGAGCGCCGAGCCGGTGGTGGAGGTGGGCGGGGCGTGGCTGAACGCCTTGCCGGCCGGGGAGCCGATCGCGCCTCGACGGGTGGTCGACCGGGGGGCAACCTCCACGGCTTTGCCGGACGCCCGGGTCGGGCAGGTCTTCGTGGTGGAGAGCCAAGGCGGCAGCCGCCAGTACTACCTCGCCGAACGGACGAGGCTGGTGCCGATCACACCTGTCCAGGCGGATGTGGTGATGGCCGACGGGGAGACCCAGTTGGCGTACCCGGGAGAGGCGAGGCCCTACCCGATCGAACTGGCCGCCGGTACCGCTGCTGCGGCGCCCAAGGCAGCCGCGCCGGCCCAGGGGCGGCATCGCGCGCCGGAGCAGCGGCCGGAGATCGCCCGGTTGGCCGGCGACCAGCCGGCGATCTGCGCGGCCTACCAGCCTGGCACGGATGAGCCGACGCTACTGCTCGACGCGCAGGTCCAACCGGTGCGTGAGCCGGTACGCACCGGCGAGCAGACCGGCGACGGGATCCCGCTCGCCGATCGGGTCGTCATCGAGCCGGGTCACGGCGTCCTGGTCGCCGCCGTTTCCTCCCCCGACCAGGAGACGGGCACCCTGAATCTGGTCACCGACCTGGGTCACCGCTACCCGCTGGCCTCCGAGGGCGTCCCCGCCATTCTCGGCTACGCGAAGGTGCAACCGGTACGGCTGCCCGCCAGCCTGGTGGTTCGCCTGCCTGAGGGTCCGGTACTGGATCCGACGACGGCGAAACTCGCACTCGACCCGGAGTGA
- a CDS encoding SUKH-3 domain-containing protein, producing the protein MISRDEALAIAREWADDRRTTFDVTLFEFDLGYVACLVEPAAAATDGPPLPPPATGYPRAVIDRESGEVSQWPSLPWQTIAERYAQRRAAEGRFPPDVRYVLEQAGWFPGRDFSAAVDHWMVRFADELAGLECPSIVRAALIEFGGLRLPQFGRSGRPGGGFMSFIHPTRGGVVTEAARDFAEEFDNPVYPIGNNEDGPSELVADAQGRVFMLHWADDFFVGPDIDSAIVKLIRGGPMSEAHDRDW; encoded by the coding sequence GTGATCAGCCGCGACGAGGCCCTGGCCATAGCCCGCGAATGGGCCGACGACCGCCGGACGACATTCGACGTGACCCTGTTCGAGTTCGACCTCGGCTACGTCGCCTGCCTCGTTGAGCCAGCCGCCGCCGCGACCGACGGTCCGCCCCTGCCACCCCCGGCCACCGGGTACCCCCGGGCCGTCATCGACAGGGAGAGCGGCGAGGTTTCCCAGTGGCCATCGCTGCCGTGGCAAACCATCGCCGAGCGGTACGCGCAGCGCCGCGCCGCCGAGGGACGCTTCCCGCCCGACGTCCGGTACGTGCTGGAGCAGGCCGGCTGGTTCCCGGGACGTGACTTCAGCGCGGCAGTCGACCACTGGATGGTCCGCTTCGCCGATGAATTGGCCGGGTTGGAGTGCCCTTCGATCGTCAGGGCGGCATTAATCGAGTTCGGCGGCCTGAGACTGCCTCAGTTCGGTCGGAGCGGCCGACCGGGCGGCGGGTTCATGAGCTTCATCCATCCCACTCGAGGTGGTGTGGTTACGGAGGCTGCCCGCGACTTCGCGGAAGAGTTCGACAACCCGGTCTACCCGATCGGAAACAACGAGGACGGACCGTCCGAACTGGTCGCCGACGCGCAGGGGCGGGTATTCATGCTGCACTGGGCCGACGACTTCTTCGTCGGCCCGGACATCGATTCCGCCATCGTCAAGCTGATCCGCGGTGGTCCCATGTCAGAAGCGCACGACCGCGACTGGTGA
- the eccD gene encoding type VII secretion integral membrane protein EccD, translating into MVTQAGTGLARIAVVAPNRRLDLALPEHLPLVGLLPAVLRQADEEPSDGTSHGGWMLRRSDGSPVDLTRTLAAQNVRDGETLHLVPRRTEWPELAYDDLMEAVADGARRRGVVWSPFATRLTGLIVAGVLLLLGLVVIVTSDEPGWLGGAVALGAAGLLLVCGIVLSRAMADSLAGAVVAAAGLPYAFVGGVLVIGTGESVWALGAPHVLLGSAVLLLSGLLGLLGVGDATRVFVAAVFVGFWGMVGGLIALGAMDAAQGTAIVVGAVALLLPAMPLLSVRLGKMPMPALPRTAADLLRDEPQPKREVIYQATARADEVFTGMVFGAFVVTIAGLIVLTATGTLSALLLAGIISLGYLLRARLVSTVRHRVPMLAVGLVGLGLLPLVGATDASTGARVLAVLPVALVAAGLSAAAGLAYSRRAPSPRLARLGDVFDILLQLAVVPVACSVLGLYAFMRAING; encoded by the coding sequence GTGGTCACCCAGGCCGGAACCGGACTCGCGCGCATCGCCGTCGTCGCACCCAACCGACGGTTGGACCTCGCCCTGCCCGAGCACCTGCCGCTCGTCGGGCTGCTGCCCGCCGTGCTGCGGCAGGCCGACGAGGAGCCGTCGGACGGCACCAGCCACGGCGGCTGGATGCTGCGGCGCAGCGACGGCAGCCCGGTCGACCTGACCCGTACGCTGGCCGCGCAGAACGTCCGTGACGGCGAGACGCTGCACCTGGTGCCCCGGCGCACCGAGTGGCCGGAGCTGGCGTACGACGACCTGATGGAGGCCGTCGCCGACGGTGCCCGACGACGCGGGGTGGTCTGGAGCCCGTTCGCGACCCGGCTGACCGGTCTGATCGTGGCCGGCGTGCTGTTGCTGCTCGGCCTCGTCGTGATCGTGACGTCCGACGAGCCCGGCTGGCTCGGTGGTGCGGTTGCCCTCGGCGCGGCCGGGCTGCTGCTGGTCTGCGGCATCGTGCTCTCCCGGGCGATGGCCGACTCCCTCGCCGGCGCGGTGGTCGCCGCCGCCGGCCTGCCCTACGCCTTCGTCGGCGGTGTGCTGGTGATCGGCACCGGCGAGTCGGTCTGGGCGCTGGGAGCGCCGCACGTGCTGCTCGGCTCCGCTGTGCTGCTGCTCTCCGGGCTGCTCGGGCTGCTCGGTGTGGGCGACGCGACGAGAGTCTTCGTGGCCGCGGTCTTCGTCGGCTTCTGGGGCATGGTCGGCGGACTGATCGCGCTCGGTGCCATGGACGCCGCACAGGGCACCGCGATCGTGGTCGGTGCGGTGGCGTTGCTGCTGCCGGCGATGCCGCTGCTCTCCGTACGGCTCGGGAAGATGCCGATGCCGGCGTTGCCGCGTACCGCCGCGGACCTGCTGCGCGACGAGCCGCAGCCGAAGCGCGAAGTCATCTACCAGGCCACCGCTCGGGCCGACGAGGTCTTCACCGGCATGGTCTTCGGGGCGTTCGTCGTCACCATCGCCGGCCTGATCGTGCTCACCGCGACCGGCACGCTCTCCGCGCTGCTGCTCGCCGGCATCATCTCGCTGGGCTACCTGCTGCGGGCCCGGCTGGTGTCCACGGTCCGGCATCGGGTGCCGATGCTCGCCGTCGGACTGGTGGGCCTGGGGCTGCTGCCCCTGGTCGGTGCGACCGACGCGTCGACCGGCGCCCGGGTGCTGGCCGTCCTGCCGGTGGCCCTGGTCGCGGCCGGGCTGTCGGCCGCCGCCGGGCTCGCCTACAGCCGGCGTGCCCCGTCGCCCCGACTGGCCCGGCTCGGCGATGTGTTCGACATCCTGCTCCAGCTGGCGGTGGTCCCGGTCGCGTGCAGCGTGCTCGGCCTGTACGCGTTCATGCGCGCCATCAACGGCTGA